A window from Osmia lignaria lignaria isolate PbOS001 chromosome 8, iyOsmLign1, whole genome shotgun sequence encodes these proteins:
- the dila gene encoding centrosomal protein dilatory isoform X1 — MGANCNSGFLPAVTAATPSFRSISLSVYVQTPSPSPSPSPSASASPSPVQRDSSPATTSPHARLSLPTDDHCLLVRAAIFPLVSRFQSSRLPPRRCCLQPSANPRRRRRQQRSSHPKTRGKPPVNRPNAVQEKADCNQNVECSFEQLCNMINDLEKNIVNEMPEVENHLQLEPEKDNSDGTCGGNGTTYDDIMTFLTKFEETGPIDEKLDMVEVDAETMLREMLEEPQGLPCLSCDSANVENNSPYTFKEDLATARLQLEEKNATVSLLKEQLRSERKLACEKLESQKRNSACKLQQQEDRYKGIVKRHQKFIEQLITEKTELTEKCNSLVQRVKEIETKMQRDLKAAAERHAVELQRAKDRYAAAEKIKRERWIEARTTKIKEMTVKGLESELHNMMEQHAEEIQRLRNVHMKELQDVELRTIRRSNEQLEQLRLELTASQERMMTNEKNLLWTRYKEKLEEQESQFKEQQGKLLEELQLERENLSKERGKWEAEKEAALQQMHLRYQEETELLKQRHLNEKKVVEESLKMEWEAWLADYKRQQNLRIEQAESKIREECDKERDRQIELVIERFEKHSRDAKLTLQQNFDRNLRYWREKLETSLQAAVDAERSSKDKLTLTKEKLEKVEIQLQQTENKLRQCLSELNDANEVIQQLRMEKDQAKKLARQEIEGEKRELEEKIASLYQEITRINSNRDASMSQLHSRIKLIMTQKVLTIKNLTKELDDAKRQSEHLEKLLDQQRREYILKSL; from the exons ATGGGGGCAAATTGTAACAGTGGCTTCCTCCCAGCGGTTACTGCGGCGACTCCTAGTTTTAGATCGATTTCTCTCTCGGTGTACGTACAGACACCCTCGCCCTCGCCCTCACCCTCACCCTCGGCCTCGGCCTCTCCTTCACCGGTGCAGAGAGACAGTTCGCCCGCAACAACCTCGCCCCACGCGCGCCTCTCTCTTCCGACTGACGACCACTGCCTCCTCGTACGGGCCGCGATCTTCCCACTGGTTAGCCGCTTCCAGAGTAGCCGACTTCCTCCCAGACGGTGCTGCCTGCAACCATCGGCCAACCCCCGGCGACGACGCCGGCAACAACGCTCCTCG CATCCAAAGACCCGGGGTAAGCCGCCTGTGAATAGGCCCAACGCGGTCCAGGAAAAGGCGGACTGTAATCAGAACGTGGAGTGCTCCTTCGAGCAACTGTGTAATATGATCAACGATCTGGAGAAGAATATCGTCAACGAGATGCCGGAAGTGGAGAATCATCTCCAG TTGGAACCGGAAAAGGATAACTCCGATGGGACCTGTGGAGGGAATGGGACGACATATGATGATATAATGACTTTTCTGACGAAGTTCGAGGAGACTG GTCCAATAGACGAGAAGCTGGATATGGTTGAGGTGGATGCTGAGACGATGCTTAGGGAGATGCTGGAGGAGCCACAAGGTCTACCTTGCCTTAGCTGCGACAG CGCTAACGTCGAAAACAACTCTCCTTACACCTTCAAAGAGGACTTGGCCACAGCTCGGTTACAACTAGAAGAAAAGAACGCCACTGTATCGTTACTCAAAGAACAATTAAGATCCGAGAGGAAGCTCGCCTGCGAGAAACTGGAATCTCAGAAGAGAAACAGCGCGTGCAAGCTGCAGCAACAGGAGGACAGGTACAAAGGAATAGTAAAGAGGCATCAGAAGTTCATCGAGCAGCTCATCACCGAGAAAACCGAGCTGACTGAGAAGTGTAACTCACTGGTGCAGCGAGTGAAGGAGATAGAGACGAAGATGCAGCGGGATTTGAAGGCTGCAGCTGAGAGACATGCAGTGGAACTGCAGAGGGCGAAGGACAGGTACGCAGCCGCTGAGAAGATCAAACGAGAACGATGGATAGAAGCTAGGACGACAAAAATTAAG gAGATGACGGTGAAGGGGCTGGAATCAGAGCTGCATAATATGATGGAGCAGCACGCAGAGGAGATTCAGAGGCTGAGGAACGTCCACATGAAGGAGCTGCAGGATGTGGAACTGAGAACCATACGTCGTTCTAATGAACAGTTGGAACAGCTGCGATTGGAACTGACTGCCAGTCAGGAGAGGATGATGACTAATGAGAAGAATCTCCTGTGGACCAG ATATAAAGAGAAGCTGGAAGAGCAAGAGAGTCAGTTCAAAGAACAGCAAGGAAAACTGTTGGAAGAGCTGCAGCTGGAAAGGGAAAATTTAAGTAAAGAACGAGGGAAATGGGAGGCTGAGAAGGAGGCAGCTTTGCAGCAGATGCACCTTCGCTACCAG gAAGAAACAGAGCTTCTCAAGCAACGCCATTTAAACGAGAAGAAGGTTGTTGAAGAATCGTTGAAGATGGAATGGGAGGCCTGGCTCGCTGATTACAAGAGACAACAGAATTTGAGGATCGAGCAGGCTGAGAGTAAAATTAGAGAAGAGTGTGACAAGGAGAGAGATCGACAAATCGAGCTTGTCATCGAACGTTTTGAGAAACACTCTCGAGATGCTAAATTGACCCTTCAACAGAATTTCGATCGTAATCTTAG ATATTGGAGGGAAAAATTGGAGACGAGTCTGCAAGCTGCGGTCGATGCCGAACGTTCTTCCAAGGACAAGTTGACCCTGACGAAGGAGAAACTTGAGAAAGTTGAAATTCAGTTGCAACAAACGGAGAACAAGCTGCGGCAATGCCTGTCCGAGTTGAACGACGCGAACGAG GTAATACAGCAGCTGCGTATGGAAAAAGATCAGGCGAAAAAGTTGGCCAGGCAAGAAATTgaaggagaaaaaagagaaTTAGAGGAGAAAATCGCCTCGCTTTATCAGGAAATAACTCGTATTAATTCGAACAGAGATGCCTCCATGTCTCAGTTACATAGCAG aattaaattaataatgacCCAGAAGGTCCTGACGATTAAAAATTTGACCAAAGAGCTGGACGATGCAAAACGGCAGAGCGAACATTTAGAAAAGTTACTGGATCAACAGCGAagagaatatattttaaaaagtttatGA
- the 128up gene encoding GTP-binding protein 128up, whose translation MSTILEKIASIEAEMARTQKNKATSGHLGLLKAKLAKLRRELITPKGGGGGGEQGFEVAKTGDARIGFVGFPSVGKSTLLSTLAGVYSEVAAYEFTTLTTVPGCIKYKGAKIQLLDLPGIIEGAKDGKGRGRQVIAVARTCSLIFIVLDVLKPLGHKRLIEHELEGFGLRLNKQPPNITFRKKDKGGINFQTTCAQSELDLDLVKSILSEYRIHNADITLRYDATSDDLIDVIEGNRVYVPCIYLLNKIDQISIEELDIIYKIPHCVPISAHHKWNFDDLLEKMWDYLQLVRIYTKPKGQLPDYNSPVVLNRERRTVEDFCNKLHRSIAKEFKYALVWGSSVKHQPQKVGKDHVLCDEDVVQIVKKV comes from the exons ATGAGCACAATATTGGAAAAGATTGCTTCGATCGAAGCCGAG ATGGCTCGTACCCAAAAGAATAAAGCCACCTCTGGCCATTTAGGTTTATTGAAAGCAAAGTTGGCTAAGTTGAGACGAGAACTTATCACTCCTAAaggtggtggaggtggtggtgAACAGGGTTTTGAAGTGGCTAAAACCGGTGATGCTAGAATAGGTTTTGTTG GCTTCCCCTCCGTGGGTAAATCTACATTGTTGAGTACGCTTGCTGGAGTGTATTCTGAAGTAGCTGCATATGAATTCACAACTCTTACTACAGTACCAGGTTGCATAAAATACAAAGGGGCAAAGATACAG CTACTCGACCTTCCTGGTATCATAGAAGGTGCTAAAGACGGTAAAGGACGCGGAAGGCAAGTTATCGCTGTTGCTAGAACTTGCAGCTTAATATTTATAGTATTGGATGTATTGAAACCACTCGGGCACAAGAGATTAATCGAACACGAATTGGAAGGCTTCGGATTGCGATTGAATAAACAGCCGCCGAATATTACCTTTCGAAAGAAAGATAAAGGTGGCATTAATTTTCAAACTAcg TGCGCACAGTCGGAGCTCGATTTAGATTTAGTGAAAAGCATTCTATCAGAGTATAGAATTCACAATGCAGATATCACTTTGCGATACGACGCCACTTCCGATGATTTGATCGATGTCATTGAAGGAAATCGCGTTTATGTACCGTGTATTTATTTGCTCAacaaaatag ATCAAATCAGTATCGAGGAGCTCgatatcatttataaaataccGCACTGTGTACCCATTTCTGCTCATCACAAATGGAACTTCGATGATTTGCTTGAGAAAATGTGGGACTACTTGCAGCTGGTCAGAAT CTACACCAAGCCTAAAGGTCAGCTTCCGGATTATAATTCCCCTGTGGTGCTAAACAGAGAGAGGAGAACCGTGGAAGACTTTTGTAATAAACTTCATCGATCCATCGCGAAGGAGTTCAAAta CGCTCTTGTATGGGGATCGTCCGTGAAACACCAGCctcaaaaagtaggaaaagatCATGTGTTGTGCGACGAGGATGTTGTGCAGATTGTGAAGAAAGTTTAA
- the dila gene encoding centrosomal protein dilatory isoform X3 codes for MVEVDAETMLREMLEEPQGLPCLSCDSANVENNSPYTFKEDLATARLQLEEKNATVSLLKEQLRSERKLACEKLESQKRNSACKLQQQEDRYKGIVKRHQKFIEQLITEKTELTEKCNSLVQRVKEIETKMQRDLKAAAERHAVELQRAKDRYAAAEKIKRERWIEARTTKIKEMTVKGLESELHNMMEQHAEEIQRLRNVHMKELQDVELRTIRRSNEQLEQLRLELTASQERMMTNEKNLLWTRYKEKLEEQESQFKEQQGKLLEELQLERENLSKERGKWEAEKEAALQQMHLRYQEETELLKQRHLNEKKVVEESLKMEWEAWLADYKRQQNLRIEQAESKIREECDKERDRQIELVIERFEKHSRDAKLTLQQNFDRNLRYWREKLETSLQAAVDAERSSKDKLTLTKEKLEKVEIQLQQTENKLRQCLSELNDANEVIQQLRMEKDQAKKLARQEIEGEKRELEEKIASLYQEITRINSNRDASMSQLHSRIKLIMTQKVLTIKNLTKELDDAKRQSEHLEKLLDQQRREYILKSL; via the exons ATGGTTGAGGTGGATGCTGAGACGATGCTTAGGGAGATGCTGGAGGAGCCACAAGGTCTACCTTGCCTTAGCTGCGACAG CGCTAACGTCGAAAACAACTCTCCTTACACCTTCAAAGAGGACTTGGCCACAGCTCGGTTACAACTAGAAGAAAAGAACGCCACTGTATCGTTACTCAAAGAACAATTAAGATCCGAGAGGAAGCTCGCCTGCGAGAAACTGGAATCTCAGAAGAGAAACAGCGCGTGCAAGCTGCAGCAACAGGAGGACAGGTACAAAGGAATAGTAAAGAGGCATCAGAAGTTCATCGAGCAGCTCATCACCGAGAAAACCGAGCTGACTGAGAAGTGTAACTCACTGGTGCAGCGAGTGAAGGAGATAGAGACGAAGATGCAGCGGGATTTGAAGGCTGCAGCTGAGAGACATGCAGTGGAACTGCAGAGGGCGAAGGACAGGTACGCAGCCGCTGAGAAGATCAAACGAGAACGATGGATAGAAGCTAGGACGACAAAAATTAAG gAGATGACGGTGAAGGGGCTGGAATCAGAGCTGCATAATATGATGGAGCAGCACGCAGAGGAGATTCAGAGGCTGAGGAACGTCCACATGAAGGAGCTGCAGGATGTGGAACTGAGAACCATACGTCGTTCTAATGAACAGTTGGAACAGCTGCGATTGGAACTGACTGCCAGTCAGGAGAGGATGATGACTAATGAGAAGAATCTCCTGTGGACCAG ATATAAAGAGAAGCTGGAAGAGCAAGAGAGTCAGTTCAAAGAACAGCAAGGAAAACTGTTGGAAGAGCTGCAGCTGGAAAGGGAAAATTTAAGTAAAGAACGAGGGAAATGGGAGGCTGAGAAGGAGGCAGCTTTGCAGCAGATGCACCTTCGCTACCAG gAAGAAACAGAGCTTCTCAAGCAACGCCATTTAAACGAGAAGAAGGTTGTTGAAGAATCGTTGAAGATGGAATGGGAGGCCTGGCTCGCTGATTACAAGAGACAACAGAATTTGAGGATCGAGCAGGCTGAGAGTAAAATTAGAGAAGAGTGTGACAAGGAGAGAGATCGACAAATCGAGCTTGTCATCGAACGTTTTGAGAAACACTCTCGAGATGCTAAATTGACCCTTCAACAGAATTTCGATCGTAATCTTAG ATATTGGAGGGAAAAATTGGAGACGAGTCTGCAAGCTGCGGTCGATGCCGAACGTTCTTCCAAGGACAAGTTGACCCTGACGAAGGAGAAACTTGAGAAAGTTGAAATTCAGTTGCAACAAACGGAGAACAAGCTGCGGCAATGCCTGTCCGAGTTGAACGACGCGAACGAG GTAATACAGCAGCTGCGTATGGAAAAAGATCAGGCGAAAAAGTTGGCCAGGCAAGAAATTgaaggagaaaaaagagaaTTAGAGGAGAAAATCGCCTCGCTTTATCAGGAAATAACTCGTATTAATTCGAACAGAGATGCCTCCATGTCTCAGTTACATAGCAG aattaaattaataatgacCCAGAAGGTCCTGACGATTAAAAATTTGACCAAAGAGCTGGACGATGCAAAACGGCAGAGCGAACATTTAGAAAAGTTACTGGATCAACAGCGAagagaatatattttaaaaagtttatGA
- the dila gene encoding centrosomal protein dilatory isoform X2, protein MINIKHPKTRGKPPVNRPNAVQEKADCNQNVECSFEQLCNMINDLEKNIVNEMPEVENHLQLEPEKDNSDGTCGGNGTTYDDIMTFLTKFEETGPIDEKLDMVEVDAETMLREMLEEPQGLPCLSCDSANVENNSPYTFKEDLATARLQLEEKNATVSLLKEQLRSERKLACEKLESQKRNSACKLQQQEDRYKGIVKRHQKFIEQLITEKTELTEKCNSLVQRVKEIETKMQRDLKAAAERHAVELQRAKDRYAAAEKIKRERWIEARTTKIKEMTVKGLESELHNMMEQHAEEIQRLRNVHMKELQDVELRTIRRSNEQLEQLRLELTASQERMMTNEKNLLWTRYKEKLEEQESQFKEQQGKLLEELQLERENLSKERGKWEAEKEAALQQMHLRYQEETELLKQRHLNEKKVVEESLKMEWEAWLADYKRQQNLRIEQAESKIREECDKERDRQIELVIERFEKHSRDAKLTLQQNFDRNLRYWREKLETSLQAAVDAERSSKDKLTLTKEKLEKVEIQLQQTENKLRQCLSELNDANEVIQQLRMEKDQAKKLARQEIEGEKRELEEKIASLYQEITRINSNRDASMSQLHSRIKLIMTQKVLTIKNLTKELDDAKRQSEHLEKLLDQQRREYILKSL, encoded by the exons ATGATTAATATTAAGCATCCAAAGACCCGGGGTAAGCCGCCTGTGAATAGGCCCAACGCGGTCCAGGAAAAGGCGGACTGTAATCAGAACGTGGAGTGCTCCTTCGAGCAACTGTGTAATATGATCAACGATCTGGAGAAGAATATCGTCAACGAGATGCCGGAAGTGGAGAATCATCTCCAG TTGGAACCGGAAAAGGATAACTCCGATGGGACCTGTGGAGGGAATGGGACGACATATGATGATATAATGACTTTTCTGACGAAGTTCGAGGAGACTG GTCCAATAGACGAGAAGCTGGATATGGTTGAGGTGGATGCTGAGACGATGCTTAGGGAGATGCTGGAGGAGCCACAAGGTCTACCTTGCCTTAGCTGCGACAG CGCTAACGTCGAAAACAACTCTCCTTACACCTTCAAAGAGGACTTGGCCACAGCTCGGTTACAACTAGAAGAAAAGAACGCCACTGTATCGTTACTCAAAGAACAATTAAGATCCGAGAGGAAGCTCGCCTGCGAGAAACTGGAATCTCAGAAGAGAAACAGCGCGTGCAAGCTGCAGCAACAGGAGGACAGGTACAAAGGAATAGTAAAGAGGCATCAGAAGTTCATCGAGCAGCTCATCACCGAGAAAACCGAGCTGACTGAGAAGTGTAACTCACTGGTGCAGCGAGTGAAGGAGATAGAGACGAAGATGCAGCGGGATTTGAAGGCTGCAGCTGAGAGACATGCAGTGGAACTGCAGAGGGCGAAGGACAGGTACGCAGCCGCTGAGAAGATCAAACGAGAACGATGGATAGAAGCTAGGACGACAAAAATTAAG gAGATGACGGTGAAGGGGCTGGAATCAGAGCTGCATAATATGATGGAGCAGCACGCAGAGGAGATTCAGAGGCTGAGGAACGTCCACATGAAGGAGCTGCAGGATGTGGAACTGAGAACCATACGTCGTTCTAATGAACAGTTGGAACAGCTGCGATTGGAACTGACTGCCAGTCAGGAGAGGATGATGACTAATGAGAAGAATCTCCTGTGGACCAG ATATAAAGAGAAGCTGGAAGAGCAAGAGAGTCAGTTCAAAGAACAGCAAGGAAAACTGTTGGAAGAGCTGCAGCTGGAAAGGGAAAATTTAAGTAAAGAACGAGGGAAATGGGAGGCTGAGAAGGAGGCAGCTTTGCAGCAGATGCACCTTCGCTACCAG gAAGAAACAGAGCTTCTCAAGCAACGCCATTTAAACGAGAAGAAGGTTGTTGAAGAATCGTTGAAGATGGAATGGGAGGCCTGGCTCGCTGATTACAAGAGACAACAGAATTTGAGGATCGAGCAGGCTGAGAGTAAAATTAGAGAAGAGTGTGACAAGGAGAGAGATCGACAAATCGAGCTTGTCATCGAACGTTTTGAGAAACACTCTCGAGATGCTAAATTGACCCTTCAACAGAATTTCGATCGTAATCTTAG ATATTGGAGGGAAAAATTGGAGACGAGTCTGCAAGCTGCGGTCGATGCCGAACGTTCTTCCAAGGACAAGTTGACCCTGACGAAGGAGAAACTTGAGAAAGTTGAAATTCAGTTGCAACAAACGGAGAACAAGCTGCGGCAATGCCTGTCCGAGTTGAACGACGCGAACGAG GTAATACAGCAGCTGCGTATGGAAAAAGATCAGGCGAAAAAGTTGGCCAGGCAAGAAATTgaaggagaaaaaagagaaTTAGAGGAGAAAATCGCCTCGCTTTATCAGGAAATAACTCGTATTAATTCGAACAGAGATGCCTCCATGTCTCAGTTACATAGCAG aattaaattaataatgacCCAGAAGGTCCTGACGATTAAAAATTTGACCAAAGAGCTGGACGATGCAAAACGGCAGAGCGAACATTTAGAAAAGTTACTGGATCAACAGCGAagagaatatattttaaaaagtttatGA